A DNA window from Ornithinimicrobium humiphilum contains the following coding sequences:
- a CDS encoding carbamate kinase translates to MRIVLALGGNAMTAPDGRSTPDDQRAAIAVAADHVARLVAAGHEVVLTHGNGPQVGNILLKNELSAHMLTPVSLDWCGAQTQGTIGFTLINALERSLAAQEASRPVAALISRTRVDPDDPAFTRPTKAVGPYATAERAVEMQAQGQVWRNEGAKGWRRLVASPEPIEIVDAPAVTALLDQGFLVVSSGGGGIPVAPDPDGGYRGVEAVIDKDLTATLLSRQVGADLLIIATDVEHAVLGWGTPEARPLGEVTAAEMRGHIRAGEFGEGSMLPKVEAVTRFVEAGGPRAVVTDLASITEAADGRTGTIVVP, encoded by the coding sequence ATGAGGATCGTCCTGGCCCTGGGGGGCAACGCGATGACGGCACCGGACGGCCGGTCCACGCCGGACGACCAGCGCGCGGCGATCGCGGTCGCCGCCGACCACGTCGCCCGGCTCGTGGCCGCCGGCCACGAGGTCGTCCTGACGCACGGCAACGGTCCGCAGGTGGGCAACATCCTGCTCAAGAACGAGCTCTCCGCCCACATGCTCACGCCCGTGAGCCTGGACTGGTGCGGCGCCCAGACGCAGGGCACCATCGGCTTCACGCTGATCAACGCCCTCGAACGCAGCCTCGCCGCGCAGGAGGCCTCCCGTCCCGTCGCCGCCCTGATCTCCCGCACCCGCGTCGACCCCGACGACCCGGCCTTCACCCGGCCCACCAAGGCGGTGGGCCCCTACGCCACCGCGGAGCGCGCCGTCGAGATGCAGGCCCAGGGCCAGGTATGGCGCAACGAGGGCGCCAAGGGCTGGCGCCGACTGGTCGCCTCCCCCGAGCCGATCGAGATCGTCGACGCACCCGCCGTCACGGCCCTCCTCGACCAGGGCTTCCTCGTCGTCTCCTCGGGTGGCGGTGGCATCCCGGTCGCCCCCGACCCGGACGGCGGCTACCGCGGCGTCGAGGCCGTCATCGACAAGGACCTCACGGCCACCCTGCTGAGCCGTCAGGTCGGAGCCGACCTGCTGATCATCGCCACCGACGTGGAGCACGCCGTCCTCGGCTGGGGCACCCCCGAGGCCCGCCCCCTGGGCGAGGTGACCGCGGCGGAGATGCGCGGGCACATCCGTGCCGGTGAGTTCGGCGAGGGCTCGATGCTGCCCAAGGTCGAGGCCGTCACACGCTTCGTCGAGGCCGGCGGCCCTCGGGCCGTCGTCACCGACCTGGCCTCCATCACCGAGGCGGCCGACGGCCGGACGGGCACGATCGTCGTCCCCTGA
- a CDS encoding ABC transporter ATP-binding protein — protein MEKTFGTVRALRSARLEVGAHEVHGLLGGNGAGKTTLMNILYGLYRADAGLIEIDGAQVSISSPRDAIAAGIGMVHQTFLQIESYTVTENIVLGASGLGRFRMDLSEARARIVELSERFGLAVDPDAVVEQLPVGVRQRVEILKALYQGSRILILDEPTTNLTPQEVDDLFASIRTMVDEGMSVILITHKIRETMGVCDRMTIMRDGQYVLDVDRADTSPEHLAATMVGEEVAVATEDADAGVLVAAGLVDDEVADQPERTVETRGGGLSARGLRIANDHGVAIFDDFDVEIAPGEILGIAGVAGNGQVELAEALSGVRPLVAGTVRLGEWELVGGDRQRPTSDWLSLGVSYVPEDRHRDGILPTRSITENLLLGSQRSSEVRSRGLIDWRRARRNAEEVIERFSVRASGPNALAGDLSGGNIQRVILARAFARKPRLLVLHNPTRGLDIRSTQFVYEQVHAAAASGCAVLLISEDLDEVITLSDRIVALYSGSSTGEWARGEADRYEIGRSMTGLVKNA, from the coding sequence GTGGAGAAGACGTTCGGGACGGTTCGGGCGCTGCGCTCGGCGCGCCTCGAGGTCGGCGCCCACGAGGTCCACGGGCTGCTCGGTGGCAACGGCGCCGGCAAGACGACCCTCATGAACATCCTCTACGGCCTCTACCGGGCCGATGCGGGTCTGATCGAGATCGACGGGGCCCAGGTGAGCATCTCCTCGCCCCGCGACGCGATCGCCGCGGGCATCGGGATGGTGCACCAGACCTTCCTGCAGATCGAGTCCTACACGGTCACAGAGAACATCGTCCTCGGCGCCTCGGGGCTCGGCCGGTTCCGGATGGACCTCTCCGAGGCGCGCGCCCGCATCGTGGAGCTGAGCGAGCGCTTCGGCCTCGCGGTGGACCCGGACGCCGTCGTCGAGCAGCTGCCCGTCGGCGTGCGGCAGCGGGTGGAGATCCTCAAGGCCCTCTACCAGGGGTCGCGCATCCTCATCCTCGACGAGCCGACGACGAACCTCACGCCCCAGGAGGTGGACGACCTCTTCGCCTCGATCCGCACGATGGTGGACGAGGGGATGAGCGTCATCCTCATCACCCACAAGATCCGCGAGACGATGGGCGTCTGCGACCGCATGACGATCATGCGCGACGGCCAGTACGTCCTCGACGTGGACCGCGCGGACACCAGCCCCGAGCACCTCGCGGCCACCATGGTCGGTGAGGAGGTCGCGGTCGCGACCGAGGACGCCGACGCCGGTGTCCTCGTCGCCGCCGGCCTCGTCGACGACGAGGTCGCCGACCAGCCGGAGCGGACGGTCGAGACGCGGGGCGGCGGCCTCAGCGCCCGCGGGCTGCGCATCGCCAACGACCACGGGGTGGCGATCTTCGACGACTTCGACGTCGAGATCGCCCCCGGCGAGATCCTCGGCATCGCAGGTGTTGCCGGCAACGGCCAGGTCGAGCTCGCCGAGGCCCTCTCGGGCGTGCGCCCGCTGGTCGCCGGCACGGTGCGGTTGGGGGAGTGGGAGCTGGTCGGCGGCGACCGTCAGCGCCCTACCTCCGACTGGCTGTCGCTGGGCGTCTCCTACGTGCCGGAGGACCGGCACCGTGACGGCATACTCCCGACGCGCTCGATCACCGAGAACCTCCTGCTGGGTTCCCAGCGCAGCTCCGAGGTCCGCTCGCGCGGCCTGATCGACTGGCGTCGCGCCCGGCGCAACGCCGAAGAGGTCATCGAGCGGTTCAGCGTGCGGGCCAGCGGGCCCAACGCCCTCGCCGGCGACCTGTCGGGCGGCAACATCCAGCGCGTCATCCTGGCTCGCGCCTTCGCCCGGAAGCCGCGCCTGCTCGTGCTGCACAACCCCACACGCGGGCTGGACATCCGGTCCACCCAGTTCGTCTACGAGCAGGTGCACGCCGCGGCAGCCTCCGGGTGCGCAGTCCTGCTCATCTCCGAGGACCTCGACGAGGTGATCACCCTGAGCGACCGCATCGTCGCGCTGTACAGCGGGAGCAGTACCGGCGAATGGGCCCGCGGAGAGGCCGACCGCTACGAGATCGGACGCTCCATGACAGGTCTGGTGAAGAACGCATGA
- a CDS encoding ABC transporter permease, producing MTATQNHEVAGVPDAAPPPARPRSPRTVRDLAWLVLPYVASVLLAFVVGGLVILALGNDPVKAFESVLTTSFKTQFGFVETMHKWVTVVLCAYAFTIPLATGKFNIGAEGQLLMGATGAVAVGILLSDLPMIVLLPLVLVAGILAGAVWAGVSAFLLVRFGVNEILSTVLLNFVSFQAIDYVASHVWPDRGAGHPATIRVGEGALLPRIGDAPNLHAGVILTVLLAVALAIFMRSTATGFEMRAVGANLRASLVHGVRTSRLAGAGLVIGGALGGLAGAIEVAGVHGKMLEGMQSNFLILGIIVGLMARGNLVAVPFVAFGIAVLEVGASSMQRSAQVPVEVVLIIEAMILIFLLLSDVVRARFRGASA from the coding sequence ATGACCGCTACCCAGAACCACGAGGTCGCAGGCGTCCCGGATGCGGCGCCCCCTCCTGCCCGCCCGCGGAGCCCGAGGACCGTGCGCGACCTGGCGTGGCTCGTGCTGCCCTACGTCGCCTCGGTCCTGCTGGCCTTCGTGGTCGGCGGGCTGGTCATCCTGGCGCTGGGCAACGACCCCGTCAAGGCGTTCGAGTCGGTGCTCACGACCTCCTTCAAGACCCAGTTCGGCTTCGTGGAGACGATGCACAAGTGGGTCACCGTGGTGCTGTGCGCCTACGCCTTCACGATCCCGCTGGCCACCGGCAAGTTCAACATCGGTGCCGAGGGCCAGCTGCTCATGGGCGCCACCGGTGCCGTCGCGGTCGGGATCCTCCTCTCGGACCTGCCGATGATCGTGCTGCTGCCGCTCGTGCTGGTGGCCGGCATCCTCGCGGGCGCGGTGTGGGCGGGCGTCTCCGCCTTCCTGCTCGTGCGTTTCGGCGTCAACGAGATCCTCAGCACGGTGCTGCTCAACTTCGTCTCCTTCCAGGCGATCGACTACGTGGCCTCCCACGTCTGGCCCGACCGCGGTGCGGGCCACCCCGCCACCATCCGGGTCGGCGAGGGGGCGCTCCTGCCGCGCATCGGGGACGCGCCGAACCTGCACGCCGGAGTGATCCTCACCGTGCTCCTCGCGGTCGCGCTCGCGATCTTCATGCGCAGCACCGCGACCGGCTTCGAGATGCGCGCGGTCGGCGCCAACCTCAGGGCCTCGCTCGTGCACGGTGTGCGCACCTCGCGGCTCGCCGGTGCCGGCCTGGTCATCGGCGGGGCGCTCGGCGGCCTGGCCGGCGCGATCGAGGTCGCCGGCGTCCACGGCAAGATGCTCGAGGGGATGCAGTCCAACTTCCTCATCCTCGGCATCATCGTCGGGCTGATGGCCCGCGGGAACCTGGTCGCCGTGCCGTTCGTGGCCTTCGGCATCGCCGTCCTCGAGGTCGGCGCCAGCTCGATGCAGCGCTCGGCCCAGGTGCCGGTCGAGGTCGTCCTCATCATCGAGGCGATGATCCTGATCTTCCTCCTCCTCTCGGACGTCGTCCGGGCCAGATTCCGAGGTGCCAGCGCATGA
- the leuA gene encoding 2-isopropylmalate synthase, giving the protein MSIATPVAPADTHVVRRNPQQPSGMPVHRYQPFPAIDLPDRTWPGRTITQAPRWCAVDLRDGNQALIDPMTPDRKRRMFELLVRMGYKEIEVGFPAASQTDFDFVRMLIEEDLIPDDVVIQVLTQAREHLIERTYEAIAGCKQAIVHLYNSTSTLQRRVVFGASEDEVVDIAVQGARICKKYEEQLPPGTEITYEYSPESYTGTELEFAVRICNAVMEVFVPTPEKPVIINLPATVEMATPNVYADSIEWMSRHLNHRENVILSLHPHNDRGTGVAAAELGYLAGADRIEGCLFGNGERTGNVCLVTLGMNLFSQGVDPQIDFSDIDEIRRTVEHCNQLPVPERHPYGGDLVFTAFSGSHQDAIKKGFEALEREAAEAGVSVEEHRWEVPYLPVDPKDIGRSYEAVIRVNSQSGKGGVAYVMKTEHKLDLPRRLQIEFSGVVQRRTDTEGGEMTPEEIWESFRAEYLHDAGPVVGRDYTVTHDEENGDDRIEATLDVDGERRQVAGTGNGPIAAFTDALAGIGINVRVLDYHEHALSAGSDALAASYVECEVDGEVRWGVGIHPSTVTASLRAVTSAVNRPRR; this is encoded by the coding sequence ATGAGCATCGCCACCCCCGTCGCCCCCGCCGACACGCACGTCGTCCGCCGCAACCCCCAGCAGCCCAGCGGGATGCCGGTCCACCGCTACCAGCCCTTCCCCGCGATCGACCTGCCCGACCGCACCTGGCCGGGCCGCACGATCACCCAGGCACCGCGCTGGTGCGCCGTGGACCTACGTGACGGCAACCAGGCCCTGATCGACCCGATGACGCCCGACCGCAAGCGCCGCATGTTCGAGCTGCTGGTCCGGATGGGCTACAAGGAGATCGAGGTCGGCTTCCCCGCCGCCAGCCAGACCGACTTCGACTTCGTCCGGATGCTGATCGAGGAGGACCTGATCCCCGACGACGTCGTCATCCAGGTCCTGACCCAGGCCCGTGAGCACCTGATCGAGCGCACCTACGAGGCGATCGCCGGCTGCAAGCAGGCCATCGTCCACCTCTACAACTCCACCTCCACGCTGCAGCGCCGCGTGGTCTTCGGCGCCAGCGAGGACGAGGTCGTCGACATCGCCGTCCAGGGCGCCCGCATCTGCAAGAAGTACGAGGAGCAGCTGCCCCCGGGCACGGAGATCACCTACGAGTACTCCCCCGAGTCCTACACCGGCACCGAGCTGGAGTTCGCCGTCCGCATCTGCAACGCGGTGATGGAGGTCTTCGTCCCGACGCCGGAGAAGCCGGTCATCATCAACCTGCCCGCCACCGTGGAGATGGCCACCCCCAACGTCTACGCCGACTCCATCGAGTGGATGAGCCGGCACCTGAACCACCGCGAGAACGTCATCCTGTCGCTGCACCCGCACAACGACCGCGGCACCGGCGTCGCCGCCGCCGAGCTGGGCTACCTGGCCGGCGCCGACCGCATCGAGGGCTGCCTGTTCGGCAACGGCGAGCGCACCGGCAACGTCTGCCTGGTCACCCTGGGCATGAACCTGTTCAGCCAGGGCGTCGACCCGCAGATCGACTTCTCCGACATCGACGAGATCCGCCGCACGGTCGAGCACTGCAACCAGCTGCCGGTGCCCGAGCGCCACCCCTACGGCGGCGACCTGGTCTTCACCGCCTTCTCCGGCAGCCACCAGGACGCCATCAAGAAGGGCTTCGAGGCGCTGGAGCGGGAGGCCGCCGAGGCCGGTGTCTCCGTCGAGGAGCACCGTTGGGAGGTCCCCTACCTGCCCGTGGACCCCAAGGACATCGGCCGCAGCTACGAGGCCGTCATCCGCGTCAACAGCCAGTCCGGCAAGGGCGGCGTCGCCTACGTCATGAAGACCGAGCACAAGCTGGACCTGCCGCGCCGCCTGCAGATCGAGTTCAGCGGCGTCGTGCAGCGGCGCACCGACACCGAGGGCGGCGAGATGACGCCCGAGGAGATCTGGGAGTCCTTCCGCGCCGAGTACCTCCACGACGCCGGTCCGGTGGTGGGGCGCGACTACACGGTCACCCACGACGAGGAGAACGGCGACGACCGCATCGAGGCGACCCTGGACGTCGACGGCGAGCGGCGCCAGGTCGCCGGCACCGGCAACGGGCCGATCGCGGCCTTCACCGACGCGCTGGCGGGCATCGGCATCAACGTGCGGGTGCTGGACTACCACGAGCACGCGCTGAGCGCGGGGTCGGACGCGCTGGCGGCCTCCTACGTCGAGTGCGAGGTCGACGGCGAGGTGCGCTGGGGCGTGGGCATCCACCCCAGCACCGTCACCGCCTCGCTGCGCGCGGTCACCAGCGCGGTCAACCGGCCACGGCGCTGA
- a CDS encoding ABC transporter permease: protein MNAVTDFFALLIPAMVPFVLAAQGTVLSGRAGLFNVSQEGLMVLGASVGFLVSWQVGSNTVGLLAALAIGGLFGLVFAYTTTMLRLDQFVIGLALYFAALGLASLLYRAVVGVTLEPPLIPTLKDYPIPLLSDVPLLGRALFSHDLVVYLTFLLSFVIWWFMYRTSAGMRFRAVGENPKSADSVGIPVLRTRMWAGVVGAALMTVAGAYLPMVYTGTFTEGMVAGRGWLVIALAFLGGWRPHLVVAGAAFFAGMEVLALQAQVTGVGIPHQFVLMLPYVGTLVVMIFAFRWARQPAFLGLNYDRESRLSG, encoded by the coding sequence ATGAATGCCGTGACCGACTTCTTCGCCCTGCTCATCCCGGCGATGGTGCCCTTCGTGCTGGCCGCCCAGGGCACGGTGCTCAGCGGCCGGGCAGGCCTGTTCAACGTGTCGCAGGAGGGCCTCATGGTCCTCGGCGCCTCCGTCGGATTCCTCGTCAGCTGGCAGGTCGGCAGCAACACCGTCGGCCTGCTCGCCGCCCTCGCCATCGGCGGCCTCTTCGGGCTGGTCTTCGCCTACACGACGACGATGCTCCGGCTCGACCAGTTCGTCATCGGTCTGGCGCTCTACTTCGCCGCCCTCGGCCTGGCGAGCCTGCTCTACCGGGCCGTGGTCGGCGTCACGCTGGAGCCGCCGCTCATCCCGACCCTGAAGGACTACCCCATCCCGCTGCTGTCGGACGTCCCGCTGCTCGGACGGGCGCTCTTCAGCCACGACCTGGTCGTCTACCTCACCTTCCTGCTGTCCTTCGTGATCTGGTGGTTCATGTACCGCACCAGCGCGGGCATGCGCTTCCGCGCCGTGGGCGAGAACCCGAAGTCGGCCGACAGCGTGGGCATCCCGGTGCTCCGGACCCGCATGTGGGCCGGTGTGGTCGGAGCCGCCCTGATGACCGTCGCGGGTGCCTACCTCCCGATGGTGTACACCGGCACGTTCACCGAGGGCATGGTCGCCGGCCGTGGCTGGCTGGTCATCGCGCTCGCCTTCCTGGGCGGCTGGCGCCCCCATCTGGTGGTCGCGGGAGCGGCGTTCTTCGCGGGTATGGAGGTGCTCGCCCTGCAGGCGCAGGTCACGGGCGTGGGCATCCCGCACCAGTTCGTCCTCATGCTCCCCTACGTCGGAACGCTCGTGGTGATGATCTTCGCCTTCCGCTGGGCGCGACAGCCGGCCTTCCTGGGCCTCAACTACGACCGGGAGAGCCGCCTGTCCGGCTAG
- a CDS encoding VOC family protein: MDQRLSLVTLGVSDMDRAKSFYTALGWEPGPSPEHIEFFQVGGMVLALWDRMALAVDSGIDIDDETEDTPGSGDGWGGKVLGLNVSSSADVDEQFATAVDAGARVLRRPATRYWGGYSAVFEDPDGHVWEIAYNPYWTVTDDGRTLLGDGRG, translated from the coding sequence ATGGATCAGCGCCTCTCCCTGGTGACCCTCGGTGTGTCCGACATGGACCGTGCCAAGTCCTTCTACACGGCCCTCGGCTGGGAGCCCGGCCCGTCGCCGGAGCACATCGAGTTCTTCCAGGTCGGGGGCATGGTCCTCGCGCTCTGGGACCGGATGGCGCTCGCCGTCGACTCCGGCATCGACATCGACGACGAGACCGAGGACACCCCCGGCAGCGGTGACGGCTGGGGCGGCAAGGTCCTCGGTCTCAACGTGTCGAGCTCGGCCGACGTCGACGAGCAGTTCGCCACCGCGGTCGACGCGGGCGCGCGGGTGCTGCGCAGGCCGGCGACCCGCTACTGGGGCGGCTACTCCGCGGTCTTCGAGGACCCGGACGGCCACGTGTGGGAGATCGCCTACAACCCCTACTGGACCGTCACGGACGACGGTCGGACGCTGCTGGGCGACGGTCGGGGCTGA
- a CDS encoding BMP family protein produces the protein MRNRISVVAAIALVTVPLVACGSDSESGGGDGELRVAAIFSGPTTDADYNALGLQALQALEVGDTSYSESVPVPDIERVLQEYVADGYDVIWTHGSQFYEATAKIAAQNPDVYFIGEFDGQPEGQPENVWVIDRNFHTVFYPLGTLAAELSETGSIAYLGGLSLPFSYSEVHAVEQAIADSGKDVKVNPVWSGDFNDTVKAQQLTSQLLSNGNDVIITSLNLGVVGSFQAINETEVGKTWLTVKYTDKSQNGPDHYAATVKYDFEGPLAEVVDSIEAGETQGHYVIEFGRGASVALGDKVPDAARAAVEAAVEGISDGSITVELDQSEVE, from the coding sequence ATGCGCAATCGAATCTCCGTCGTGGCCGCGATCGCCCTCGTGACCGTTCCCCTCGTCGCCTGCGGATCGGACTCCGAGTCCGGTGGAGGTGACGGCGAGCTGCGGGTCGCCGCGATCTTCTCGGGCCCGACGACCGATGCCGACTACAACGCCCTCGGCCTCCAGGCGCTGCAGGCGCTGGAGGTCGGCGACACGTCCTACTCCGAGTCGGTCCCGGTGCCGGACATCGAGCGCGTGCTCCAGGAGTACGTCGCCGACGGCTACGACGTGATCTGGACGCACGGCTCGCAGTTCTACGAGGCCACGGCCAAGATCGCCGCGCAGAACCCCGACGTCTACTTCATCGGTGAGTTCGACGGCCAGCCCGAGGGCCAGCCGGAGAACGTCTGGGTCATCGACCGCAACTTCCACACGGTCTTCTACCCGCTCGGCACTCTGGCGGCCGAGCTGAGCGAGACGGGCAGCATCGCCTACCTGGGCGGCCTGTCGCTCCCGTTCTCCTACTCGGAGGTGCACGCCGTCGAGCAGGCCATCGCCGACAGCGGCAAGGACGTCAAGGTCAACCCGGTGTGGAGCGGCGACTTCAACGACACCGTCAAGGCCCAGCAGCTCACCAGCCAGCTGCTCTCCAACGGCAACGACGTCATCATCACGTCCCTCAACCTCGGTGTCGTCGGCTCCTTCCAGGCGATCAACGAGACGGAGGTCGGCAAGACCTGGCTCACGGTGAAGTACACCGACAAGTCCCAGAACGGCCCCGACCACTACGCCGCCACCGTGAAGTACGACTTCGAGGGCCCGCTGGCCGAGGTCGTCGACAGCATCGAGGCCGGGGAGACCCAGGGCCACTACGTGATCGAGTTCGGCCGCGGCGCGAGCGTGGCGCTGGGCGACAAGGTGCCCGACGCCGCGCGCGCCGCCGTCGAGGCGGCCGTCGAGGGCATCTCGGACGGGTCGATCACCGTCGAGCTGGACCAGTCGGAGGTCGAGTGA
- a CDS encoding SDR family oxidoreductase, with translation MDLPVGATVTVLGASGKTGRAVAAAARARGLTVRGTTRDPGRLLADGARAVEPVAVDLATGEGLVEAFTGADAAYLVVPNVHPDEVGIVRRALRAADEAGVARLVYHSVADPDDRRMAHHLRKGEAEELLRAARPGTVVLRPAAYQQNLLPAVLAGRVEVPYRLDAPFSLVDLGDVAEVAADALTGRLPDGSTHVLGGPEELTILEVAETASRVLERPVEAAATTAEAWRAGPGAALPPSALSDLLAMFAAYDESGFTVDPAPLARLLGRPPTTWADLLTKETR, from the coding sequence GTGGACCTGCCCGTGGGAGCGACCGTCACGGTGCTCGGCGCGTCCGGCAAGACCGGGCGCGCCGTCGCCGCGGCGGCCCGTGCCCGCGGGCTGACCGTCCGGGGCACGACCCGCGACCCCGGCCGCCTGCTGGCGGACGGGGCGCGGGCCGTCGAGCCGGTCGCCGTCGACCTGGCCACCGGCGAGGGCCTGGTCGAGGCCTTCACCGGCGCGGACGCGGCCTACCTCGTGGTGCCCAACGTCCACCCCGACGAGGTCGGGATCGTCCGACGCGCCCTGCGCGCCGCCGACGAGGCGGGGGTCGCCCGCCTCGTCTACCACTCGGTGGCCGACCCCGACGACCGGCGGATGGCCCACCACCTGCGCAAGGGCGAGGCCGAGGAGCTGCTGCGCGCGGCCCGGCCCGGCACCGTGGTCCTGCGCCCCGCCGCCTACCAGCAGAACCTGCTTCCCGCGGTGCTCGCGGGCCGCGTCGAGGTCCCCTACCGGCTCGACGCCCCCTTCTCCCTCGTGGACCTCGGCGACGTCGCCGAGGTCGCCGCCGACGCCCTCACGGGCCGGCTGCCCGACGGAAGCACGCACGTGCTCGGCGGGCCCGAGGAGCTGACGATCCTCGAGGTGGCCGAGACCGCCTCCCGGGTGCTGGAGCGCCCGGTCGAGGCCGCCGCCACCACGGCCGAGGCCTGGCGTGCCGGCCCCGGCGCCGCCCTGCCCCCGTCGGCCCTGTCCGACCTGCTGGCGATGTTCGCCGCCTACGACGAGAGCGGGTTCACCGTCGACCCCGCTCCCCTTGCCCGGTTGCTCGGGCGCCCGCCCACCACGTGGGCGGACCTGCTGACGAAGGAGACACGATGA
- a CDS encoding TerC family protein — protein MTPVPVTPSGLAAAAETSTVSIADARLWWVTIGAVVALFVLDLLLTRRPHEVTMREAIGWSVFYLALPLAFGVWIWSAHGGQTGLEYYTGYLVEKSLSVDNLFVFILILGAFAVPRALQQRVLLLGIAGALVLRAIFIAVGAALISSFAITFLVFGLILLVTAVKVFRDARDGSHGVDVSQLPVVRLVRRFVPVADDYEGTRMTTWEGGRRALTPLALVVLALLGTDIVFAVDSVPAVYGITGDPYLVFITNAFALLGLRALYFVLEGALSKLRHLGYGLSVILAFIGVKLALHWAHGIWEQVPTVPTLASLVVIVGILAVTVATSLVADRRAGGAEGEPAERTEQVEPGDDGEPAAEVSPDRRPAASDRRP, from the coding sequence ATGACACCCGTGCCCGTGACCCCCTCCGGCCTGGCGGCCGCCGCCGAGACGTCCACCGTGAGCATCGCCGACGCCCGGTTGTGGTGGGTCACGATCGGCGCCGTCGTGGCGCTCTTCGTGCTCGACCTGCTGCTCACCCGCCGACCGCACGAGGTGACGATGCGCGAGGCGATCGGCTGGTCGGTCTTCTACCTCGCCCTGCCGCTCGCCTTCGGCGTCTGGATCTGGTCGGCCCACGGCGGGCAGACCGGCCTGGAGTACTACACCGGCTACCTCGTCGAGAAGTCGCTCTCCGTCGACAACCTCTTCGTCTTCATCCTCATCCTCGGCGCCTTCGCGGTCCCTCGCGCGCTGCAGCAGCGCGTCCTGCTCCTCGGCATCGCCGGGGCGCTGGTGCTGCGCGCGATCTTCATCGCCGTCGGCGCCGCGCTGATCTCGAGCTTCGCGATCACCTTCCTGGTCTTCGGGCTGATCCTGCTCGTCACCGCGGTCAAGGTTTTCCGCGACGCCCGGGACGGCTCGCACGGGGTCGACGTCTCGCAGCTGCCCGTCGTCCGACTGGTCCGGCGGTTCGTGCCGGTGGCGGACGACTACGAGGGCACCCGGATGACCACGTGGGAGGGCGGGAGGCGGGCACTGACCCCGCTGGCGCTGGTCGTGCTCGCGCTGCTGGGCACCGACATCGTCTTCGCCGTCGACTCCGTGCCCGCCGTCTACGGCATCACCGGCGACCCCTACCTGGTGTTCATCACGAACGCCTTCGCCCTGCTGGGCCTGCGCGCCCTCTACTTCGTCCTCGAGGGCGCCCTGAGCAAGCTGCGCCACCTCGGCTACGGCCTCTCGGTGATCCTGGCCTTCATCGGCGTCAAGCTGGCCCTGCACTGGGCCCACGGGATCTGGGAGCAGGTGCCGACGGTGCCGACGCTGGCCTCGCTGGTCGTGATCGTCGGCATCCTGGCGGTCACCGTGGCGACGAGCCTCGTCGCCGACCGGCGGGCGGGCGGCGCGGAGGGGGAACCGGCCGAGAGGACCGAGCAGGTGGAGCCCGGCGACGACGGAGAGCCCGCCGCCGAGGTCAGCCCCGACCGTCGCCCAGCAGCGTCCGACCGTCGTCCGTGA